Proteins from one Aureimonas sp. SA4125 genomic window:
- a CDS encoding ABC transporter permease translates to MSEATLTKSLGVKRLGRSYPFLFSFVGAAVIFAVTLVVNSFNGAGPILTAALTFGAFTVVVGLGQMFVITTGPGNIDLSVPSTIAFAGAVAMKLMEGQDGLILLGLAAALGVGLGVGAFNYLLIRALKIPPIIATLSSSFIIQSLAIAYGRGLMVKPPPLLAEIATGRVAGLPIVALVALVLSIVMAVVLHRTIYGRSVAAIGQNIRAAGLAGVRVDRVRLATYVLSAMLAALCGTLLAGFSGGASLNMGEEYLLASIAVVVVGGSAVAGGASNVSGIWGAALFLTLLVTMLNTFGVGAGVRQLLTGLIIIAVITLAGGGKGRRH, encoded by the coding sequence ATGAGCGAGGCAACTCTCACCAAAAGCCTTGGCGTAAAGCGCCTCGGCCGCAGCTATCCCTTCCTCTTCTCCTTCGTCGGCGCCGCCGTGATCTTCGCCGTGACGCTCGTCGTCAACAGCTTCAACGGTGCCGGGCCGATCCTGACGGCGGCGCTGACATTTGGCGCCTTCACCGTGGTCGTCGGCCTCGGCCAGATGTTCGTCATCACCACCGGCCCCGGCAATATCGACCTGTCCGTGCCCTCGACCATCGCCTTTGCCGGCGCCGTGGCGATGAAGTTGATGGAAGGGCAGGACGGGCTGATCCTGCTCGGCCTTGCCGCCGCCCTCGGCGTCGGCCTCGGCGTCGGCGCCTTCAACTACCTGCTGATCCGGGCGCTGAAGATCCCGCCGATCATCGCGACGCTCTCGTCGAGCTTCATCATCCAGTCGCTCGCCATCGCCTATGGCCGCGGCCTGATGGTGAAGCCGCCGCCGCTGTTGGCCGAGATCGCCACCGGCCGCGTCGCCGGGCTGCCGATCGTCGCCCTCGTGGCGCTGGTGCTCAGCATCGTGATGGCCGTCGTCCTGCATCGCACGATCTACGGCCGCTCGGTCGCCGCCATCGGCCAGAACATCCGCGCCGCGGGTCTTGCGGGCGTTCGGGTCGACCGCGTCAGGCTTGCCACCTACGTCCTTTCGGCCATGCTGGCGGCGCTCTGCGGCACGCTTCTCGCCGGCTTCTCCGGCGGCGCGTCGCTGAACATGGGCGAGGAATATCTGCTCGCCTCGATCGCCGTCGTGGTCGTCGGCGGCTCGGCCGTCGCGGGCGGCGCGTCGAACGTCTCGGGCATCTGGGGCGCCGCGCTGTTCCTGACGCTGCTCGTGACCATGCTGAACACTTTTGGCGTCGGCGCGGGTGTGCGCCAGCTCCTCACGGGGCTGATCATCATCGCCGTCATCACCCTTGCCGGCGGGGGGAAGGGCAGGCGACACTAG